The Candidatus Manganitrophaceae bacterium genome has a segment encoding these proteins:
- a CDS encoding leucine-rich repeat domain-containing protein: protein MRYLKDLPLQTLDLTECDQITDEGLKELKDLPLQTLSLHGCLELTDEGLKTLKDLPLQS, encoded by the coding sequence TTGAGATATCTGAAGGATCTTCCCCTTCAAACCCTCGATTTAACTGAATGTGATCAAATCACCGACGAGGGATTGAAAGAGCTTAAAGATCTTCCCCTTCAAACTCTCTCATTACATGGCTGTCTTGAACTCACCGACGAGGGATTGAAGACCCTCAAAGATCTTCCCCTTCAATCT